DNA sequence from the Alosa alosa isolate M-15738 ecotype Scorff River chromosome 2, AALO_Geno_1.1, whole genome shotgun sequence genome:
TACATTCAGAATTtcagatttttgttttttgtttcacTAACTTCCTGTATAAATACAACATCTTTCtctgttttcttctctttctccatctgtgtgtgtgtgtgtgtgtgtgtgtgtcatctctctctcacccacagcTGTATGAGATTGACAAGATCAGAATCCTGTATCAGCAGATGCGTCACCTTGAACTGGAACACGGGCCTGACGCTTCTAAGTACCAGAACCTCCTGggtgttaaagcaacaccccctccccccacccttgCTCccactcctccccctccccccaccaccatgCCACCGCCAACCCCGGCGCCCTACTCCAACGCCCCAGTCATGTACCTCTGCAACCCCAAGGACCCTCTCTGCAAACCCAACATTGTGTACATGCCCATGGGCGCTGTGCCCATTCTGTGTGACCCCCGCCACCACCCAGCCTGCAAGCCCACCATAGTGGAGGGTGCCTTGGAAGCTGACGTCCCAGCCGCCCCTGTGGCGCCTAAAGTCCCTGAAGTCCTGGAGGACTCCGAGGAGGAGCCCGCCGCCCCCGCGCCCCAAAAGTCTGACACCCCCCTAGCCCCACCAGCCTTGATCTTCAAAGGCATGGAGTATGACTGTGACCCCTACTGGGACCCCGACTGCCTGATCGATAACCCACCCCGGCCCATCCTGGAGAAAGCCGAGGCGGCCCCGCCTCCCCCAGTTACAAAGGCCCCCCCACCTCCGCCCACTCCCAGTGTCtcaaaggaagaggaagaggaggaggaggaggagaaagtggaAGAGGAAGTGGATGAGGAGGAAGTAACAGCTCCAGCTCCACTCACAAATGATAGTCCGCCCCAAGCTGAGCCACTCTTTGACCCTTATGATTACCACCGTGAACTCTTCAATCCATACCTCTACTCTCAAGACGATACTGAAGACAAGTAGAAGACCTGACAGACTGTAAAGGGGTATGCAgtgtttgacaatatttgagtATTCTTTCATGCACAGGGAATAGGATGCAATAAAGGATTTGCAATAAAGATGGTGACATATGTAGTCAGTGAGGAGGATTGCTCGATCTCGCTTAAGGAGATTAATTATCACCTTATTAAACAAACAGCCTACCTGAATCTCAGTTTCCATAAAAAAAATCCCCTTTTGAATAAAACTCTCTCTCAGTATGCAATGCTGAGTCAAGACCTAACAGATAATCAACACGGACCATTCCATGTCAATGCACAAAGGAAGAGCATTGATTCACAAAAATAAGCACGTATGGCACTTCTTTGTAGTGTTGTAGACAATTAGCTTATTGCTGCATTATCTGGTTTTATAGTCTTCAAATTGGACACACCCTATACTTGCTGTTGTCATTGCTATGACAAAGATTGCCCTCTAGATCAAACAAGCTGAACTGTGAAAATATGAGTTAATACAAATAAAGTGACTTTAATCTGAAAATGAAGTGACTTAGTTTTTCATATTGGAGTAATTTGCAAGTGCTTGTAAACACAAAATGAATAAACTGATGCCATCAGCGCTGGagattttattgttttgttgttttgcagtTTCTAATTTAAACTCTTTGGCAATAATCATAGACACTTCCTTTCTGAAAATAGCTGGTCTACATTACAAAACAACGtctatttatgttatttttccTTAGCCTACTTCCTAAAGGCACAAGTCAGAGCAAATCATTCCTGAATAGAACTGGAATACATACATATTCTTAGTGCCATCTGGCGGCGAGAGAGAGCGCGGTAGCGTGGCCGAGCGGTCTAAGGCGCTGGATTTAGGCTCCAGTCTCTCTGGAGGCGTGGGTTCGAATCCCACCGCTGCCATAAATCGTTTTTTATAATTTCTAAAGAAAGACACTTATTTATTGCACGTGTTCCGAAGCGTTATTAGGGGGTGAACAGGAGGGCGTGTCACCCTCAACCTTCAAAACGGTGCTGTTTGCCCCCAACATTGTAATCTAAAAGACGGACAAAATTGTCAGTGACAGAGACAAATCAGTCCTAGCCTATACTGGCCAATGATTCTAGCGGCGGGCTACGCGAGCAAGATAGCCTAAACAAAATCGAGTTGCAAAAGGAACGCAGAAATACTGAAACAATTATATACAACACATGCGCCGTTTTCATGCCTTTTAATCACTGAGAAAATACTTGGGTTATGGATATAATGAACCTTCTGAAAACCAAAGGAACTGCAGTCGCACAATGCAGGCAACTCGAAGGGAGCAAAGAAAAATATTCAACCAGCAATATATCCATGCGCTTTTTAGCTCATAATCAGCCCGGCCTGTATCAGCAGATGAGAAGGACCTCAACGTGCCACTGACGTGACTGGCTGCCTCATAGGTGAAGGAAAATGCTTAATCGTAGCCAGTTAATTGAGCAGTGTTTTTCATGCTTTTGTGAGAAAGCACGCCATTTATCAAAGCAAAAATGTCCCAGACCctttacaaaatatgaccgctgtgTAAATCATCAAGCACACCACTGTGTGATCATGGCAGTGGCAGAACCTGACTGTCTCCGTGCACTGTTGGTTATAAGGCACTAAACTGGAAAGCTGGTCGGATAGCTCTAAATCTCCGTTTTTAACACTATGATGTCCACACGAAACGtaatttgttgttttgtgttttgggcAACCTATGGCCATGTCCATTTCCCTTGcgagttaaatgttttcatgtAGATGTCTGGATAATAGGTGAGTTAACAGatcatgcatgcgtgcgtgttttAGGCATAGTGCATGCGTGTTTTATAGAAGCCCCGATTGTTACGCCTCTTGGTTACGCCCTCACAAGCATAACTAAAGCGTGGGGGAGTGGGGTGGGTAGTATCTGTCCCTGCCACCCTCCCCAATGTTGAAGACACCTTACATGTGTTGCATtcagttattattttttattattattactattattgcaAAATATTATGGTTTCTGCAGAAAGGTTCTTTGGATAGTTGGAATTGTAGCACATAAAAGGCCTACTATAATCAAATGTATGCCTTTGACTTGTTTTAAACGTTATCAAACAACTAGATAGTCATAATTTAAAAGTATGTTTAGCTAGAAATCCAAATATGTTTGGACGTTTTCAGAGTGAGCCAGGTCTTGCTTACTTCTAAACTGCTGAACTAAGAAAATATGGTTCTGATCTAAGGAAACAGTATGGAGTGATATTTAAACTTTACAAGAACAACCGCTCATCCTACAACAGAAAATGACAAGGCGTGTAAATTGAGCgccctattttatacagtctagaACAAACACGCATGTGCGAGCACGCGCTAGCACACACAGACGCTAAAAAAGCTGTCTACTGTGATTGTTTACTGCTTTGAGTAGTGtagacaaaacatttaagttCGCTTAGCCTCGTGTCTCTCCATACATGTTTTCGGTATTAACACAAAATCTCCATGCAACATGAGTTTATAATCACTCTGGTAGGCTATTATCTCCTTCATCATGTCATAGCCGCGCGGCCCAACTCTAGGTAGTCACGCATGATTATTTTCCTACGAAATCGAATATCTTTTCAAATTGGGCctgtttaacatttaaaaacacgCACATCCGACGAGGATGGGATTCGAACCCACGCGTGCAGAGCACAATGgattagcagtccatcgccttaaccactcggccaccTCGTCGCTTTCACCGAGGAAAATGTGTAGAAATTGTAATGTTCTCGGTGCCATTTTCAGCCTTTCTCCCGGTAGGGGGCGGGAGAGTATTGTAATCTAGTTGGCCTGCCCGTGTTCGTGTCCGCTCGCATCAAAAGTAgccgatttaggctacttcagcCTACAGCCTTCAAGATAGGGGGTCACCATCCATGACGATGCAGATGCAGGATCCCCCCACACATTCGTTACTGATCAGCGGCAaggaatagcctaggcctaatgtttttttttaaataaaatacctGTCTTTGAAGTTGCGTGACGCCCAATATGGACAACTTTCGGTTTGTGTATGACTATTTTTCTATACCATTATTTGCTAGCGCCTATATTCTGCTCTCAATTAAAGACAAATTAAACACATAAAACATCCCATCTCTACTGACATCATTTTTAATTTCGTGTGTAAACAGCAGGGTCACATGGTAGCGTGGCCGAGCGGTCTAAGGCGCTGGATTAAGGCTCCAGTCTCTTCGGGGGCGTGGGTTCGAATCCCACCGCTGCCAACACTTTTAATCAtttgaaataatacaatacatttgAATGTTGCTATAAAACCCATACTAAAAAAACAATGGCCCAAAGGTCACTGTCTCCATTCTATTGGCCATTGGCTACTGATGATGCATGGAGAGTGGAATGCATTCACGTTTTCatcactttctctttcattctagGCCTACAATTAGCTTGCACGCGACCCCACAGTATTGGAAAGAGACGACGTTTTACATCCCACTCCGTCTACGGACCGCCATTTTGTTAAGGTATATCTAATTGCCCTGATGTTATCACATTGCCTATAGATTTGACTCGATTTATCTCCCAAATGGCGCTCTCTCGTTAATATGGCACGCAAAAGACGCTCATGTTTATGTcagcctatttatttatatctGTGTGGCAACCAAGCTACCTCTCCATCGCTCCCATCACTTTGGTCACCCCTTCCAACATCCAGCTTCCCGGATGACGAATGACGTCAACGAGCCATCTTTGTTCCTCTAATCCAAGCGTCTATTTTTTATGTGTAGGATACATAGTGACACCGAGGAGACTCGCGCTCACTATAATAAAGGGACATTTACGAGGCGCGGCACAGACAACGCGTCAAACAAGCTTTCGCGCGAAGAAAAAAAGGGGGGCAAAATAAATATAATCCTCACCGGCTGAGAACTCGGACGCTTTTGAAATAACAAGTGAAGAAATTGGTAAAGGAGAAAACGCCTAAGGCTGTCCATCCAACCATTCAGACATACATTCCTGTTGGACTTCCATACACATAAACCACACAAAAAATGTGAGTACTGACAATGTTATTTCTTGATGCAAGTTGGCGCGTCTGCATGATATTTCAACGATTTGTTCGGTTATTTTACTACTAACACGTTGTGGATCATATCAGAATGTAGTGACATAGGGCATGCCTTGTGCTCTACAAATTTCGTTAAGAACTTATTTTAGGTCTATTACACGTTAATAGACCTAAACAGTCACGTTAACGTACACGTTATAGACCTTCACAGTTATTTTCAAAAGCCTTATTATGAATGTACTTCATCAAATGATGGCCGGGCTACTATAAATAGGCTACTGGTAATACTTTCACAGTTCACCTGGCCTATTGCATTCTGTAATATTTgattagcctactgtaggctgcaATAGACTAAAACCCACGCCTTACTGAAACTACATTAAGAACAGTATAATAGCTGACCACATTTTTATCCATGATGTTATTTTCCATTGATCAGAGTCGAAAAGGACCTACAAGCGTATGTTTCCACCGGATTGGACTGGTTTGCTTCCATTCAGCCATTCGATGTTCTTTTATTTTGAGAGTCGTTTTATTTAGCTATGCAAAATCGGGTCCTTCAACATTATCAACAAATGGTCTGATAGTTTGTAGAAAGCGAGAACCTCCCTGTTAAAAAGGCACTGGGCAGATAGCCTATTTGGCCCCTTAAAAGCACATAGTATCCCTCATTTAGACTAAATGTAATATCCTGCTTGCCGGTAAAGCTTACAGAATACCATGATATTGCGATGCAAGACCAAGTAGCCTATTTATCCTTGTACATCCATCTTGATACACGATATTGCCAACAAactgtgggggtgggggtatctGGCGGTCATATTTGTCTCGACCGTGTTATAGCAGACATGGGCCAGCCTGTCAGATACATTCTTCACCGTTTCTTCGATGATCGTCTCTTTATTATGATTAGCTACTATATTTGAAAACATGTTTATTCAGTCGAGGGTATTGGCAAGCGGCTTGCACAAAGGGCGCAGGTGTCTCACTGTAGGCTACGATAAGATGGCCGTGGATGTCTTTTCCCAGACGTTTTCACTTAAGATATGTTTTCACATCTGCTCACAATACAGTTTTAATGTGGTGAATAGATTCTACTAAAATGTACCTTTTGAAAGAAAGGTGTGATATGTGGAAAGGCCAGCGCATCAACACGACATCTAGGTTACAGGCTTGTGGACATGATAAAACCGGAACAAGTATAGGCCGTCTGTTAAATCATCGATTTAAAAAAATGAGTATTAGAGAGTGTTTTTGCATTTCAGGAAAACTGTCGAAATGCATGTCATGACAATTTGGCAGCAGGGGGTTgacaaacatacgcacacactcgCGCGACATTCTCGCTCGCGCGCTCTGACGCACGCGCACAGGCATCATGTTCGTGTATGTTCCTGGGGGTGTTGTCCAATAAAACCTGTTATCTTCTGTACGCATGGATGAATGAATCAATGGTGTTATTGAAAACATGTTACTGAGTATGTCTATGAAACAAACTTTCATCGTGTTAAACGTTTGTCGTCTACAGTTACTGAATGCGAGTGTGTCCACTATCCACATTTTAATTCTGTAGGCTCTCGTGGTCTCTTGCGTCGCCATCATGGCAAGGCTAGAGTTGGTCGGATGTCACGCCTCAGCGACAAATTGTCCTCAGCTCCGACCACTTATAAATACCAAACTCTTTACCTACATTTTTAGAGGTAAACCACAGTGGTCTTACTTTGTAGACAATGTGGGTCTATGCGCTAGCCAAAGAAGCAACGTTCTAGGCCTAACCAAGGCCTCGCCCCTATGTTCTCCAACCGATATCCCCAATCCCCACCGACCACGGTTCAAAATTATAATTTGAATGTATATTAATACAGCCGTGttttaatagtaggcctaattgTCGTGGGTGTAAATCTGTGGAGTAGACTAAGTCCTACACTCATCACATGACTGTAAAGGCTTCGAAATTAAATcattttaataggcctatccGTGAAAGCAATATGTTAAATAATGCTAGATGACCTAGCATTATAACTGGAAACAATGTCATGTTAAAGATCCATTATGATTTAGGCTAAAGTAGAAAAACGCCATAACTTCGATTTACCATGTGAGGTCTTCTGATGAACATGGACTTCGGCCATCTTCGCGGTTGTGGCTTACTCCCACATCCTTTTGCTAAAGCAGGCTATGTTGGACGGTTGAAAATCCACATCATATTCATATAGgtccatgtgtcatgacaggTACTGTCTGCGTTACATCCACATAACATTAACCACGAAGTGCACGAACAAGAAATACAACCTTAGGAGTGATTTATATATTCTGCCGCTCTCAAAGGTGACCTTTATTCAGAGTTGTGTCTCCTTCCGGTGCAGCCGTTTGTCCCACAGCTGGGCCTGGCATCCTGTCAGACATATTGACATCTACCAAATAAAGGATTCATTAGGTGACAGGGAGCACATGAGCAAACAAGTCCCCATTAAACAGCCTCTCTGCTCTGTCTTCTAAGGAACTCTTTGAGTTTAATACTTTATGATGCTAGATTGTGTTTCCAACAGGTTGATGTCACAGAATCTTCTAGATTAGTTTAACCACAACTTGTTATAGCCTACAAGCATGTCAGACATAATGCTTCAATTCCTTATAGATTAAAGTGCTTTTATGCTTTGCCAAAAAATGCACTACAGCGTTATTCATGCAGTCTCAGTAGCCATTTGGTTAATGTGAACCTATGACCTTGACATCATTACCATACCATCTTGGGGGGAATTTAAATTTCTACTACATCAAACTGGTCAGGAAGAAGGCATTTCAAATCACAATTCAAATTACTGCAGGAAAAACTGGTGATCACTGAATGTGGATGTGTATCGTCTGAACCACCAGAACCTATTATTCTGGTCTTTGAAATAAATGTGTCCCGACTATGCTATACTCATTATTAATGAGTTGCCATTGCTGCTCATGTTCAGTTCGAAAAGAGAATCACTTGTCATTATGGTCATGTCATTCCCTCTGACCTCTTTATTAATGTTCAGCTGATCCTTAAAAGTCGTCATAATTGCCCATGTATAACTGGATCCTCTTCACActaaatatttctaaagaaTGCATTATAGGGGTGAAGGTTATCACATTCAATGATAAAATAATGATTTGTAAGGTCGGAAATGTAGGTATCAGTAAAAAGTTTTACACAATGACCAGTTAGGAGATCCTGTTACAATGTGCACCAGTGCTATTTACAGCACTATCAGGCCGTTAATTGCTTGGAATCCTTGTGGATCTATGAAATAGCTGCTTTTGCTAAGCATGACTTGGACTGAGTTGATTTGAGATAGCTTCTGGGCACTCGTTGAAGAGAGCTATGAAAAGATGTGCATTACTGTTTGCACAGAAAAAGATTCATGGTCTCTTTTGTCCTCAGTAGCATTCATTCGTGTGGAGCTTGTGCCAATATGAAAAGCAAAGGCTGGGTAATGCCTGGTAATGGCTTTTTCTCTCCCAGGGTCATCTGTGAATAACTATTCATTCATTTGGTATCACCAGAgcctagacattctctggtatcaCTGATCTATGATTCTGAATGCTTTAGAGGTTTCGGTCTATCATTGCCCTTTTTTAAGCAATATGGatgaaaattaaataataattttatccTCTAGctagcacaaatacattcacACTTTTGTCTCTAtgttatactatatatatatattgcttgTTGTGTCAACATGGCCTCTAGGACCCCAGTATCAAAAAGCATATTTGTATAACCATTGTTGAATATTCTTTTCAAAGCACCTTTTTATCATTCTTCTGAAACCTGTTGGTATTTATGAATTATATCAAGcctttgttttcatttaaacACATAAAAATAATGTCTGATGACATTAGTCTACTTCACCAAAGTCCCATTTTGATAATATTGGTATTCAAAATGGGACATATGGTGGCATGATTTGACCCTCTCGCCTCCCGTCTTCTCCTCCTAGGTCTGCTCCAGCCCCAGCCGGTGGCGCTGCCCCAGAAGGAGCGAATCAGCCTCCCAACCTCACCAGCAATCGCCGTCTGCAGCAGACACAGGCTCAGGTCGATGAGGTGAGAGGGACACCTTCCAGACATACTATCAAACCCATCTTAGTCTTTGTTACCTCTTTGTTAGTTTCTTAGTTTGTTAGTGTTAGTTTGTTTCCAGCTTTCTTGCTCAGGTGTGAAAATAATCTAACAGACCCTAGGCCTAGACACACCCTCTGTTGTACTGCATCCCTGTGGTTAGAGGAAATATCAGCAAACTTGTCCTTGGACTGATGACTTGGGCAGCATGTGAGAAGAGGTTACAAAGCAGAAATTGTATGACAATAGCAAACGTTGCACAGATAGAGGCAAACACTAACATTTGCCTTCAGTCATTGTTTTAACCTCCGCCTTCTACCAATCCTTTATGGACTCCCCCAGGTGGTGGACATTATGCGTGTGAACGTCGATAAGGTCCTGGAGAGGGACCAGAAGCTCTCAGAGCTGGACGACCGTGCTGATGCTCTTCAGGCTGGGGCCTCACAGTTTGAAACCAGTGCTGCCAAGCTCAAGAATAAGTACTGGTGGAAAAATGCCAAGGTAAGTGAAATGTATCAGAGACATTTTGTTGTATCTCATCTTCTTTCCCTCTTTAGACAACATAGATTTATGTTTGTGGTGGTATATTCCTCAAGTACACTATTTCAGTGCACAGTGTTATAACAAAGTAGAGGTTTGTAGAGGGAACTGGTATTGTGCCTCACAGAAAATGGTTGTGTTAAAGATAGGCCTATATATGAATAGCAATGCTGAATTAAATTGTTATCCTATGAACTGTGAATAATCCCTGGTAGAATAATGCACAACAAGTTAGAGGTGCACTTTAATCTTTTGGAATGTTAATGTTTACATGTTATTTTAGAGGTAAAGGTCATGTACAATAAAATGTTAGATTTCAGCTTCTGATTAATGATGATGTGATGTTTGTTATACATTCAGTTCTGGCCATGCAATCTGACAAGTTGAAAATAATTTTGTATGTCATTAGAACAATTTGGTGTAGTTTAGCTCCTGGTTAGACCACTGTTACCTTATCTGCCACAGAACAGATCACTTGGAACTAGCCACTGCAGTCAGTGGGGGAAACTGAAGCAATGGGACACTAAGGGTTTTGTTATTTCTAAAGAACTGTCAAGGGCTCAATGAGGTGAAGTCCAGAGAAATGATCACTTTGGAAATCAGAAAGATTTTTTTATTGGAAAAGTTGTAACCAATTATGAACAAACTTTGAATGTTTGTAAAAGCATTGAGCCtactttttctcctctcttaaATGTGACAGTGACTCAGATGTACTATATATATCTTAACTTAGAGGCATTGCATGTTCCCAGcactgaaaagaaaagaaaaacatataaaTGCCCTTGAACACTTTTACAATTGTCTGAGTAATGTCTATAATGACACAATGtccttttctccatctctccaagCTGATTGTCAACCTTTCTGTGTTGTGTTCTTCTAGATGATGATAATCTTGGGAGTGATAGGGGTCATCATCCTCATCGTTATCATTGGTAAGGGGTAGCTCTGGTTATGCACTAAACCTTTTATATACACCTAGGTCTTATTAAAGTTTTTCCCCTCTGATTTAAAAAGATAACAAATTAAAATGTACTGTGCAATGTCCATATTGCTAGCTGTTACAGTTTACAGCCGATGCTGAATATTAAGGCCACTGCAGCTTTGTTTGTGAGAAATGCAATCCCACCATCCTTTGCGATAACAGTCAGTGTTGACAGTAAGTCAACAGCACAAGCCGAGTTGAATAGAATGTTTCACTATGATAGATGTCCATGAGAGAAAGACATATTTGGATGGAAATTTGTATAGAGcttatgtgtgtatgatttgtATGTGCATCCCATTTTGATAAGCCTTTACTCCATCCTGTTCACAGTCTACTTCAGCTCTTAAGAAGGGCGGCTCCTACCCCAGGCTGCACTCCAGACCTCCCGATTTCCAGAAGATTctatggagaaagaaagagaagagagatgaggataaaatgactactactaccaccaccacttctACTACCACCACTACAACTAATCCCCCTGAAGAATTTGAAAATTGCCCCACCTACCTGGCCCCCCGACCCCTACGCCTCCACTGCCTCACATTTGGACCTTCGTCAATCTTCGTTCTGTGAGCGTGTGGCCATGTATCCTCTGTAAATATAACTTGCTTTTCTTATATATTGTTCATACTCCAACTCCAGTAGCTCTGGTTATTATGCCAATGGCAACaatgtggagaaaaaaaaagagaaaaagacccCGCCCGGCAATTATTGCtgtacaccagatgtgatacatatatatagatatatattgttctttgtagagttttattctgatataatgttttttgtaggttgtgtgtgcgtgggtgtgcgtttgtatttttttaatttttttttctattcatTTACTTAATGCTTCTAACCGGAACTACTGCCTATTGTTCAAAGTCTGTATAACTCGCAcgtcctttcttttttctgtttttctctgtaACTTGCAGAGTCTAAGTGTATCATTGTACATGGGGAGTAGCCTCCCTTGGAAGAGGAATTTGAGCATTCAGCATTCACGTGTTTTTcgctactctctctttctcttgcctgCGCATATCTTCTTCTCTACCGTTGTTTCTGCCAGcaattctgtctttcttttctttctttctttctttcattctttcagcCATGCTCTTAATCTTACTCTTTTTATGAACTGCCACAGTAGAGCTGGACCAATGTCTGTAGacttgatttgttttttttaatgtctttaGTGTCTTATCTCTTAAACATTCCTTCATAGCAGTGTAGTAATATACTGTCTATATTGCTAAACACACAATATGTGTGTCcagatattttaaaataaataggcTTACAGAAGTTAACTTCTATACTATCGCCAAAATACAGAGTAGTGAAAGCCAGGAGCAGGGATGGTTAAGGCAAAAATAAACCAAGACAATTGGTTAATGTCTTGTATTATTTGCAGAATTGTATCTATTCTCTCATAATGTAGCACAAACATGAGAGTTACCAACAAACATGTATATTGCCGCATTATAACCAATGCTCTAGTGCTCTGTAGatgtttaaatataaaaaaatagactATTTATGTGAGGTAAATTTTTTTAAGTAAGTTGCTGTCTTTATCTCACAACTGGGCTAGCTCGTATTGCTTACTGCCAGTGGATTTCCATTTTCTACATTTTTTATGTTGGGGGTTGTTATCATGCACAATATCCTTGTTTTTGACAGCGCTTTCTGACTGGTTTGATTCAGTGACTGTCAGATTCAGACTGAGAAAGAACCTTGTGCAGCTCCCATCTAGCAGGCCTTTAGGAACTCATGCTCTATTGCTAATTGAACCAGGTTACTGCACCAGGATGCCCACACAAATTACCCAGGCACGCTCATGGGAAGGACAACCCCAAAATGGCTAAAATTTGTCCTTATGACTTTCCTATTGGTGTCTAGCAAGGATATTATAAACGACTCAAAAGCACACTTACCACTGGGTCCTTATATGCTACTGCCGTATATGCTGGTACAAGCCTGTTGCTATTGCCAtggttctctctctgtttcttgttTCTATTATTCTCTCTAGATActgcctttttctttttttacttagAGACAGATTATATttgtatattaaatatatttttgtgtgtaaGAAGCGGACAGGGCGGGGGGCGGCTTCATTCAGGACTCAGCGCTGCCTCTGCAGCAACCACTGTGCCCCTGCCCTATCTGTCTTTATGTCTGTCAGTCAGTTAAAGCGCTGTAGATTATACACTGCCAAGCAACTAGGGAGATTCGATCTTCTGTTCTGATCTGCTGTCTTACTTTCTTGTTGTTTATTCTGTGCCCTTACCGGTTTGCTCTTAGTGGTTTGCTCTTGCGCGTGCTCCAACCCCTTTCCTATTGGGATCCATTTCTCTCCCTAATGACTTAAGCTGTCTGCCTTGAATGAATCAATGAGAAGGTGTGAAGCTCAACCTGATCGGATTTAAGACTTAGGCGTTTGTCTCACCCATGAGAAGACCTCAATCCTTAGAGAAGATGGGGAAGCCATATTGTAATGTTTTGCGATGTCTTGCATGGCCAGTTTATTCGGTGTGTCCTTGTACATGTACCTGTGTGTCTCttaggtgtatgtttgtttgtttgtttgtgcgtatgtgtgtgtatgtgtgttgttggtGAACTTCTGGCCCCTTGCAGAATATCCCTGGTTTATCCCCATAGATTAGGCCGTTTAAAATTGAGGTGAGGGCAAGCTGCCCCAATTACAGTCACTCAAGGACTAAGAGGGAGAGCTGGCTGTTAGGTGTGACAGAGAGGAAAGTGTGAGACTGTCGTCAGTGCTCAGGTGTGCACCTCTGTCACAAAAAAGGCTTTTTGTGCTCCTTCAAAAGCTTTCATTGGTTCACACAATGCAGACAGAGGAGGTATGTC
Encoded proteins:
- the vamp2 gene encoding vesicle-associated membrane protein 2, translated to MSAPAPAGGAAPEGANQPPNLTSNRRLQQTQAQVDEVVDIMRVNVDKVLERDQKLSELDDRADALQAGASQFETSAAKLKNKYWWKNAKMMIILGVIGVIILIVIIVYFSS
- the and3 gene encoding actinodin3 yields the protein MMMTSRGCCTVVLLSLVLLPVLLEATSLSKILNKRAVDGLSIDSVKANDFLSSPRLRRAADPKWYRKTPDFQSYYRYYNSIGHYEGLYEIDKIRILYQQMRHLELEHGPDASKYQNLLGVKATPPPPTLAPTPPPPPTTMPPPTPAPYSNAPVMYLCNPKDPLCKPNIVYMPMGAVPILCDPRHHPACKPTIVEGALEADVPAAPVAPKVPEVLEDSEEEPAAPAPQKSDTPLAPPALIFKGMEYDCDPYWDPDCLIDNPPRPILEKAEAAPPPPVTKAPPPPPTPSVSKEEEEEEEEEKVEEEVDEEEVTAPAPLTNDSPPQAEPLFDPYDYHRELFNPYLYSQDDTEDK